The following nucleotide sequence is from Synechococcus sp. KORDI-52.
TTGAAATCACCAAGCCGGATCTGCATCTCGACATGGCCGGGATTGAATCGACGATCATTGTTTTTGGTGGTGCCAGGATCGTCGACAAAGCCACAGCTGCAGCGAAGCTGGTAAAAGCCAAGAAGTGCCTGAGCGAAGATCCTGATTCTCCAACTCTGAAAAGAGCATTAACCCATGCCAAACATTTGTTGCACCTGTCTCGTTTTTATGAGGCAGCCCGACACTTCGCTTATCTGGCTTCCCAGCACGGGCGGTGCACTAAGGGACAAAGCCATGGCTGCTCATCCCATGTGATCGTGACTGGTGGTGGGCCGGGAATCATGGAAGCTGCCAACCGTGGTGCCTTTGAGGCCGGCTGTCGCTCGATCGGGCTGAATATTACGCTTCCATTTGAGCAACATCCCAATCCCTACATCACCCCCGATCTTTGTTTCAAGTTCAATTACTTCTCTCTTCGCAAATTCCATTTTGTGATGCGCTCCGTTGGAGCCATTTTGTTCCCAGGTGGTTTCGGCACCCTTGATGAATTGTTTGAGCTGCTGACCTTGAGGCAAGTGGGCACCAAGGGAAGCATGCCCATTGTCCTCTTTGGAACAGATTTCTGGACCAAGCTTGTCGACTTTGAGGTCCTCGCTGAGATGGGATTGATCGCAGACGATGACCTCGACCTGATTCATTTTTCGGATACTGCAGAAGAGGCCTGGGAGTTCATCCGTCGTTGTACCTGTGCCGAGCCTGAGGACAGCTGACGAGGACGAGATGAAAATTGATGTTCTCGGAATGTTGATCAGAACATCGACATTGCCTTGATCTTCCCCAGCTTCAATTGGTTGAGACCATAGTGAGGAGTCCGGGAAGATCTGGCGAGCTTTATTGAGCGTGAACATCCAGGACGGCGGGATGCGCTTGATCAGTCCGCGCCTCAAGCGAGATTCAGCACCCTCAAGCCGGATGACACTCCTACATCCCGCTGCTGAGCGGGGTTCAGCTTTTACTTATCCAGGGTTTGGTTCTGACTCCGCTGGGCCTTCTGGGCCAGATCAAGCACTACAGGATCACAACTTGGGCTGAACTTCGCAAGCCTGCTTGCGGAACAGGCCTCCGAGGTAGTGCTGT
It contains:
- a CDS encoding LOG family protein, whose product is MTRFTATSTPEHVNLDAILNSPTYTIAHEDQDLLNSNEMRGVRMLLEITKPDLHLDMAGIESTIIVFGGARIVDKATAAAKLVKAKKCLSEDPDSPTLKRALTHAKHLLHLSRFYEAARHFAYLASQHGRCTKGQSHGCSSHVIVTGGGPGIMEAANRGAFEAGCRSIGLNITLPFEQHPNPYITPDLCFKFNYFSLRKFHFVMRSVGAILFPGGFGTLDELFELLTLRQVGTKGSMPIVLFGTDFWTKLVDFEVLAEMGLIADDDLDLIHFSDTAEEAWEFIRRCTCAEPEDS